Proteins encoded by one window of Bacteroidota bacterium:
- a CDS encoding dihydrodipicolinate synthase family protein, producing the protein MPESEPLRGVLAPPFTPFEADGRVAEELWITHARHLLDVGCAGLVPFGTTSEAASLGLEERVHLLDQLFGAGVPPERMIVGVGTTNLPDTVRLAAQASRHGCAGVLLLPPFYYPNVTDDGLFAWAEHFIAHVNTQTERLQVYLYHIPQVAGVGWSVNLVRRIRAAFPEHVVGIKDSTGDWANTQALLGIDGLTVYPGTELLLPEALSHGAPGCISATANLNAAAIAEAILTFASDRTTFDARFAAVAQFRRTVQPYGAIPAQKALLARRTGDVRWRNVRPPLRPLSEPDTARLAYALEGTS; encoded by the coding sequence ATGCCCGAATCTGAACCGCTTCGTGGCGTCCTCGCGCCGCCCTTCACCCCCTTCGAGGCTGACGGGCGCGTTGCCGAGGAACTCTGGATCACTCATGCACGGCACCTCCTTGATGTGGGCTGTGCCGGGCTGGTCCCCTTCGGTACCACCAGCGAGGCTGCGTCTCTCGGGTTGGAGGAGCGCGTGCACCTGCTCGACCAGCTCTTCGGCGCGGGCGTGCCGCCTGAGCGCATGATCGTGGGCGTCGGAACGACGAACCTGCCAGACACGGTGCGCCTTGCCGCCCAGGCGTCGCGACATGGCTGCGCGGGCGTGCTGCTGCTACCTCCGTTCTACTACCCCAACGTCACGGACGACGGGCTGTTTGCCTGGGCTGAGCACTTCATTGCGCACGTTAACACACAGACCGAGAGACTGCAGGTCTACCTCTACCACATCCCCCAGGTCGCAGGCGTAGGCTGGTCGGTGAACCTCGTACGGCGTATCCGAGCCGCGTTTCCCGAGCACGTCGTCGGCATCAAGGACTCGACGGGCGACTGGGCAAACACACAGGCGCTGCTCGGGATCGACGGGCTTACGGTCTACCCTGGCACGGAGCTGTTGCTGCCCGAAGCGCTTTCGCACGGGGCGCCGGGTTGCATCTCGGCCACGGCCAACCTCAACGCCGCTGCCATCGCCGAGGCCATTCTGACGTTTGCGAGCGACCGCACGACCTTCGACGCCCGCTTTGCCGCCGTCGCTCAGTTCCGCCGGACCGTGCAGCCCTACGGAGCCATTCCGGCGCAGAAAGCCCTCCTTGCCCGCCGGACTGGCGACGTCCGTTGGCGAAACGTCCGCCCTCCGCTGCGCCCGCTCTCTGAACCTGACACCGCGAGGCTGGCGTACGCGCTAGAAGGCACCTCCTAG
- a CDS encoding translocation/assembly module TamB domain-containing protein produces MLPHGLTRRLIAALLTILRSLVLLAEARPTLSRLLSVPRALLRAVAVAVVVLGLAVVALTRTQVGRDGLRDQVERFVERELQGRLAIGELTGNLLFDLYATDLALYDADGVTVASIDSVVVRPKWWPLLTRGEIEIDEVLLVHPRATMHRDSAGTWNLLAALAPKVPSSEPPPPVTIRSADIEVLGGALVTTRDGEPPAIVANGTLFDVTQTEIRDLDLRGALAWTPESQQIEVKRLAARMPTLPLRIVDLEGTVRLDSSRRALDDLRLITGETRAEGTRLTGFAVIESPDDRALAAVPRADHLVDVRLAAEQIDLDEVRRVVPASPLAETLALDLDAEGTFGDLALRTLRVQRGATRIEADGRLALTDAVRNASLRLSRVVVRQADAEALLPDLVLPDYTHIGPVRLRGDADLALTRGAGGTRIDVEADVNVATDQMGTATVVGMLTLAPGAQPVWQADLDLVAVDVGGVLQRADLAGGLTGRAALRSIADSTDAVLGVTAMLAEVRAGAIAADTLATTLRIGGQRLGGQRVDGRRIEGRAFAQRAGSILNATGAVEGLGTPALAYQLDADVRALDVQAFYADAPRTSVTGQLRLDGAGTSLATLRVDLDATLADASVQLGDSLRRIATERLTLTIAPPDVGAAASPRLALRSDLADVTFNGEVGLSDLVVLGQHWQQGLTRTVDAERRKARMFDPATAAPEDTLGDVVSQPLRPVRLTATLRRPDSLRAFVPGLPTVAAGTALTVEGVIGTDSLALDLAARNEAMAAGPLRTEALATRLEVRSRYGATLTDRTHLTLNARADSVRLGKQMLAMPAVALAYRDGAGSLRIDARPLYNAAARRQPDSLALGEASLAFEFDVLPEATRVTFDEAFLRAGLLHWRLAPSIGVGMPTVDLYTDAIVTEGLTLTRVNPEALRDTPQRLTLTGAFSPARTDTAYVTASGLDLAEVLRFVGLSRPFGGRVDGDVAIPSALGQPELAGDLRIAPFLFDGRPAGVIDLRSRFRPGTTDLAVDLTLAPNPDGTTDARRVPTNDFDITGTLRLPGRADDGTRTRGAYDLDATFRKLDLFFFDWLFPRILDRAAGVGTGTGRITGALTRPLFEADLDVRDASFRVPGFNLAIGLDGEVDVDEEGIHLREVRLTDQTGGTGRAQGSILFNDYRFWSFDLEGALREMQIINVAESDALPFYGDIRASGALTFTGPVNNVFLRSANARTTPNSELFIPIVASGPAQETGFLVFADSTGAIPETETRRNLVSRRPSTERAFLDGLEMQLNVEAPSGSTVHLVLDPATGDVIDAVGRGRMELTIDEGRFLTFGTFNVEGGDYLFTAGDVFTRGFVLQPGGTLRWTGDPVDARLDLAAAYETRASLAGLRLPGVEDPARQRVPLLVEMDLSGSVTTPLVDLRLDLDTGERLDSGVIEALRTELNRGDRQAEYATSVLLTNSFLLAPSDNISTVGDTADELIYTSLSQLVSTRLNQFLNEALASDNVEVLLGVQQGNDFEALDVTYGVALRFLDERLIIRGEGVYQRDNSEALQNEDFQGEVAVEVRLTPDVSLEVFYRRENELLVGESIGGTTYGAYGAGLSYQTEFTSWPGLLGTLVDEAQTGQDNAAQSQ; encoded by the coding sequence GTGCTACCTCACGGGTTGACGCGGCGGCTTATTGCTGCCCTTCTGACCATCCTGCGCTCGCTCGTTCTCCTCGCCGAGGCCCGTCCCACGTTGTCACGACTGCTCTCCGTACCCCGCGCGCTCCTGCGCGCTGTCGCCGTCGCGGTCGTGGTGCTTGGCCTTGCCGTCGTGGCGCTGACCCGGACGCAGGTCGGGCGCGATGGTCTGCGCGACCAAGTGGAGCGCTTCGTTGAGCGCGAGCTACAAGGCCGTCTCGCCATTGGCGAACTGACTGGCAACTTGCTCTTCGACCTCTACGCGACCGACCTCGCGCTCTATGACGCGGACGGAGTCACCGTTGCGTCCATCGACTCCGTTGTGGTGCGCCCCAAGTGGTGGCCGTTGCTCACCCGCGGCGAGATCGAGATTGACGAGGTGCTGCTCGTCCACCCGCGTGCCACCATGCACCGGGACAGCGCTGGGACGTGGAATCTGCTCGCTGCGCTAGCACCGAAGGTGCCCTCGTCGGAGCCCCCGCCGCCGGTGACCATTCGCTCTGCCGACATCGAGGTGCTCGGTGGCGCACTCGTGACCACGCGCGACGGGGAGCCCCCCGCCATCGTTGCCAACGGCACGCTGTTCGATGTCACCCAGACCGAAATCCGCGACCTCGACCTGCGGGGTGCGCTTGCCTGGACGCCCGAGAGCCAACAGATCGAAGTGAAGCGTCTCGCCGCACGAATGCCCACGCTGCCCCTACGCATCGTGGATCTCGAAGGCACCGTGCGGCTGGACTCGTCGCGGAGGGCACTCGACGACCTCCGGCTGATCACGGGCGAGACTCGCGCCGAGGGCACGCGCCTGACCGGCTTTGCCGTAATCGAGTCCCCCGACGACCGCGCGCTTGCCGCCGTGCCCCGTGCTGACCACCTCGTGGATGTCCGGTTGGCTGCGGAGCAGATCGACCTAGACGAGGTGCGCCGCGTCGTGCCAGCGAGCCCGCTCGCCGAGACGCTCGCCCTCGACCTGGACGCGGAGGGGACGTTCGGCGATCTCGCCCTCCGTACGCTGCGCGTCCAGCGCGGGGCGACCCGCATCGAGGCGGACGGCCGCCTGGCGCTCACGGACGCCGTCCGGAACGCCTCGCTGCGGCTGAGTCGCGTGGTCGTCCGGCAGGCCGACGCAGAAGCGCTGCTGCCCGACCTCGTCCTGCCCGACTACACTCACATTGGGCCCGTCCGGCTGCGCGGCGACGCCGACCTCGCTTTGACGCGTGGCGCAGGCGGCACCCGGATCGACGTAGAGGCCGACGTCAACGTTGCCACCGACCAGATGGGCACGGCGACCGTGGTAGGGATGCTCACGCTCGCGCCTGGCGCACAACCCGTCTGGCAGGCCGATCTCGACCTGGTCGCGGTGGACGTGGGCGGTGTGTTGCAGCGCGCTGACCTCGCGGGTGGGCTCACCGGACGCGCCGCGCTGCGCTCGATCGCCGACTCCACGGACGCGGTGCTGGGCGTCACAGCAATGCTCGCCGAGGTGCGGGCCGGGGCAATTGCCGCTGACACGCTAGCCACCACGCTCCGCATCGGAGGGCAACGTTTGGGTGGGCAACGTGTTGATGGACGACGCATTGAGGGGCGGGCCTTCGCGCAGCGGGCAGGGAGCATCCTGAACGCCACGGGGGCTGTCGAAGGGCTCGGCACCCCAGCGCTCGCCTACCAGTTGGACGCCGACGTGCGGGCGCTCGACGTGCAGGCGTTCTATGCGGATGCCCCGCGCACGAGCGTGACCGGGCAGCTTCGCCTCGACGGGGCGGGCACCTCGCTGGCTACGCTCCGCGTCGACCTCGACGCGACGTTGGCCGACGCCTCGGTGCAACTCGGAGACAGCCTCCGGCGCATCGCCACGGAGCGACTCACGCTCACCATTGCCCCGCCAGATGTCGGCGCGGCGGCTTCACCACGCCTCGCACTCCGCAGTGACCTCGCCGACGTGACCTTCAACGGTGAAGTGGGCCTGAGCGACCTCGTGGTCCTCGGCCAGCACTGGCAGCAGGGGCTGACCCGCACGGTGGACGCTGAGCGGCGCAAGGCGCGCATGTTCGACCCCGCCACCGCCGCGCCTGAAGACACCCTGGGCGACGTGGTATCCCAACCGTTGCGCCCGGTCCGGCTCACGGCCACGCTGCGCCGCCCCGACAGCCTGCGGGCGTTTGTCCCGGGCTTGCCCACGGTCGCCGCAGGGACGGCGCTCACCGTCGAAGGGGTGATCGGCACGGACAGCCTCGCGCTCGACCTCGCCGCGCGCAACGAAGCGATGGCGGCAGGCCCGCTGCGCACGGAGGCCCTCGCGACCCGACTTGAGGTACGCAGCCGCTACGGCGCTACGCTCACCGACCGGACGCACCTGACGCTCAACGCGCGAGCGGACAGCGTCCGGCTGGGCAAGCAGATGCTCGCGATGCCCGCTGTGGCGCTTGCCTACCGCGACGGCGCAGGCTCGCTCCGCATCGACGCCCGGCCGCTCTACAACGCGGCCGCCCGTAGGCAGCCCGACTCACTTGCACTGGGGGAGGCGTCCCTTGCGTTCGAGTTCGACGTTCTGCCCGAGGCCACCCGGGTCACGTTCGACGAGGCCTTCCTCCGCGCGGGACTGTTGCACTGGCGGCTTGCGCCGTCCATCGGGGTGGGCATGCCCACAGTCGATCTATACACGGATGCCATCGTGACCGAGGGGCTCACGCTCACACGCGTGAACCCCGAGGCCCTGCGCGACACGCCGCAGCGGCTTACGCTCACGGGGGCCTTTTCCCCGGCCCGCACCGACACGGCCTACGTGACGGCCAGCGGCCTCGACCTGGCCGAGGTGCTGCGCTTCGTGGGGCTCTCGCGGCCATTCGGCGGGCGCGTCGATGGCGACGTGGCCATCCCTTCCGCGCTCGGTCAGCCCGAACTCGCGGGGGACCTCCGCATTGCGCCGTTCTTGTTCGACGGCCGCCCGGCTGGCGTGATCGACCTCCGGAGCCGGTTCCGCCCGGGAACCACCGACCTGGCCGTAGACCTGACGCTCGCGCCGAATCCAGACGGCACGACCGACGCGCGGCGGGTCCCAACCAACGACTTCGACATCACAGGGACACTCCGGCTGCCCGGCCGCGCCGACGACGGCACGCGCACCCGCGGAGCCTACGACCTCGACGCCACCTTTCGGAAGCTCGACCTCTTCTTCTTCGACTGGCTCTTCCCACGTATCCTCGACCGCGCCGCCGGCGTGGGGACGGGCACGGGCCGTATCACCGGAGCGCTCACGCGGCCGCTCTTTGAGGCCGATCTCGACGTGCGTGACGCCAGCTTCCGGGTGCCCGGCTTCAACCTCGCCATCGGCCTGGACGGAGAAGTAGACGTGGACGAGGAGGGCATTCACCTGCGCGAGGTACGGCTCACCGACCAGACTGGGGGCACCGGCCGCGCCCAGGGCAGCATCCTGTTCAACGACTACCGCTTCTGGAGCTTCGACCTCGAAGGAGCGCTGCGCGAGATGCAGATCATCAACGTCGCCGAGTCCGACGCCCTGCCGTTCTATGGCGACATCCGCGCTAGCGGGGCTCTCACGTTCACCGGGCCGGTCAACAACGTCTTCCTGCGCAGTGCCAACGCTCGCACGACGCCCAACAGCGAACTCTTCATCCCGATCGTGGCGAGCGGCCCAGCCCAGGAGACCGGCTTCCTTGTCTTCGCCGACTCGACGGGAGCGATCCCGGAGACGGAGACCCGCCGCAATCTGGTCAGCCGCCGCCCCTCCACCGAGCGCGCCTTCCTCGACGGCCTGGAGATGCAGCTCAACGTCGAGGCCCCGTCGGGATCGACGGTCCACCTCGTCCTCGACCCCGCCACGGGCGACGTGATCGACGCGGTGGGGCGAGGGCGCATGGAGCTCACAATCGACGAGGGGCGCTTCCTCACCTTCGGCACGTTCAACGTGGAGGGCGGCGACTACCTATTCACCGCCGGTGACGTCTTCACGCGAGGCTTCGTGCTGCAGCCCGGCGGCACACTCCGCTGGACTGGCGACCCCGTCGATGCCCGGCTCGACCTCGCGGCGGCCTACGAGACGCGGGCGTCTCTTGCGGGTCTGCGGCTCCCCGGCGTGGAGGACCCGGCCCGCCAGCGCGTACCCCTTCTCGTTGAGATGGACCTTTCGGGTTCGGTCACCACGCCGCTCGTCGACCTCCGCCTCGACCTCGACACGGGCGAGCGGCTCGACTCGGGCGTGATCGAGGCGCTGCGCACCGAACTCAACCGCGGCGACCGGCAGGCGGAGTATGCCACCAGCGTGCTGCTCACCAACTCGTTTCTGCTCGCCCCCTCCGACAACATCAGCACGGTGGGTGACACCGCCGATGAGTTGATCTACACGTCGCTCTCGCAGCTCGTCTCGACGCGCCTCAACCAGTTCCTCAATGAGGCGCTCGCCTCCGACAACGTGGAGGTGCTGCTCGGCGTCCAGCAGGGCAACGACTTCGAGGCGCTCGACGTGACCTACGGCGTCGCGCTTCGCTTCCTGGACGAGCGGCTCATCATTCGCGGCGAGGGCGTCTACCAGCGCGATAACTCCGAAGCGCTCCAGAACGAAGACTTCCAGGGCGAGGTGGCCGTGGAGGTTAGGCTGACTCCAGACGTGTCGCTGGAGGTGTTCTACCGCCGGGAGAACGAACTGCTCGTGGGCGAGAGCATCGGCGGGACTACCTACGGAGCCTACGGGGCAGGCTTGAGCTATCAGACGGAATTCACCTCGTGGCCCGGCCTGCTCGGCACGCTCGTGGACGAGGCACAGACGGGCCAGGACAACGCCGCGCAGTCGCAGTGA
- a CDS encoding vWA domain-containing protein, with protein sequence MRLLPLALLALLLAPSGAAQRAVAVVYDDSGSMLHRDEGENGGPWAYANYALQTLAALLRDSDALHVVTMHAPDTPLRFPLGGGSAGRQALVDSLNGQPVYNFAGNTPYQSLATAQDVLAQAPQPEKWLVVLTDGAFEDTPEAASMQAQAESFVRATGARVVFLLIGEDAKEVDALAQQPAVAVWTDVQGQVYRALSSADVADRMNEIAALITARTLGGQPDVRLAGDQLVFDSEFPLRRLTLVQQDASRAALAALRRATHDRGALPFDSTLTTRVPRLAPYALFGNVTQVRPTNAGGLIEPGEIQLAFDRAVQPGEVLLLPEAAVDLAVEVVSAKGYPVETDGAVLRPCVGDTMRVRATLLGPPDGQGLRDTLVANIRRPDRIAMQARFGSAAEAMRVNPQRTAFRFDFAAPDTALAISVAATYPGYFDLRSPVYTVEAAPCIPRTLALGDDGPWRTPVTDFDDRAPLTVWPIADGARVDAFEFDEWTLRLVDDDDLTVDLAKGDQGWTLRPRPRYGLAAFTPQRTYEVVVEAQSPGRGEAAFRTTLRFEVEPVPWWTLWGPYVIVLGVLLFLLWYLWGIIKKPRFCRGARIVFQERSALVTGKERTYSLPTGWANRWLVPYRAERKTIRGVLFQAGSRCNHLVLPEDAQSDAMVIEGARVDDPGRRPLRLVDGTVLEVDRGSRRQRYTYVAG encoded by the coding sequence ATGCGCCTGCTCCCCCTCGCCTTGCTCGCTCTGCTTCTCGCACCCAGCGGTGCGGCACAGCGGGCTGTGGCGGTAGTCTATGACGACTCCGGCTCGATGCTGCATCGCGACGAGGGCGAGAACGGCGGGCCGTGGGCCTACGCCAACTACGCGCTGCAGACGCTCGCGGCCCTCCTCCGCGACTCAGACGCACTGCACGTGGTGACGATGCACGCGCCGGACACGCCGCTGCGCTTCCCGCTCGGCGGCGGCTCAGCGGGGCGCCAGGCCCTCGTGGACTCGCTCAACGGCCAGCCTGTGTACAATTTCGCAGGCAACACGCCCTACCAGTCACTCGCGACGGCGCAGGACGTGCTCGCCCAGGCGCCACAGCCGGAGAAGTGGCTTGTGGTCCTCACCGACGGCGCCTTCGAAGACACGCCCGAGGCCGCATCGATGCAAGCGCAGGCGGAGTCGTTCGTGCGTGCCACAGGAGCCCGCGTCGTGTTCCTGCTCATCGGCGAGGACGCCAAGGAGGTGGACGCCCTGGCACAGCAGCCCGCCGTTGCCGTCTGGACCGATGTCCAGGGGCAGGTCTACCGCGCCCTCTCGTCGGCCGACGTGGCTGACCGGATGAACGAGATCGCTGCACTCATCACCGCCCGCACACTCGGCGGCCAGCCCGACGTCCGCCTCGCTGGCGACCAGCTCGTGTTCGACTCGGAGTTTCCGCTGCGCCGCCTCACGCTCGTCCAACAGGACGCGAGCCGCGCGGCGCTCGCCGCACTGCGCCGCGCCACCCACGACCGGGGCGCACTGCCGTTCGACTCGACCCTCACCACGCGCGTCCCGCGCCTCGCCCCCTATGCGCTCTTTGGCAACGTCACGCAGGTGCGGCCCACCAACGCGGGGGGGCTGATCGAACCGGGCGAGATCCAACTCGCCTTCGACCGTGCCGTACAACCCGGCGAGGTGCTCTTGCTCCCTGAGGCTGCCGTTGACCTCGCCGTGGAGGTCGTTAGCGCGAAGGGCTACCCCGTCGAGACGGACGGCGCGGTGCTCCGGCCGTGCGTCGGCGACACCATGCGGGTGCGCGCGACGCTCCTCGGCCCTCCCGACGGACAGGGCCTCCGCGACACGCTCGTCGCCAACATCCGACGGCCCGACCGCATCGCCATGCAGGCGCGCTTCGGTAGTGCCGCTGAGGCGATGCGCGTCAACCCCCAGCGCACCGCCTTCCGCTTCGACTTCGCCGCGCCCGACACCGCCCTCGCCATCTCGGTGGCTGCGACCTACCCGGGCTACTTCGACCTTCGCTCGCCGGTCTATACGGTCGAGGCGGCCCCGTGCATCCCGCGCACGCTCGCGCTCGGCGACGACGGCCCATGGCGCACGCCCGTGACCGACTTTGACGACCGCGCGCCGCTCACCGTCTGGCCCATCGCTGACGGCGCCCGCGTGGACGCGTTCGAGTTCGACGAGTGGACGCTCCGCCTCGTGGACGACGACGACCTCACGGTCGACCTCGCAAAAGGCGACCAGGGATGGACGCTCCGTCCGCGACCGCGCTACGGGCTGGCCGCGTTCACGCCGCAGCGCACCTACGAGGTGGTGGTGGAGGCACAGTCGCCGGGCCGCGGCGAGGCGGCGTTCCGCACAACGCTCCGCTTCGAGGTGGAGCCCGTGCCGTGGTGGACGCTCTGGGGCCCATACGTGATCGTACTCGGCGTGCTGCTCTTCCTGCTGTGGTACCTGTGGGGGATCATCAAGAAGCCGCGGTTCTGCCGAGGCGCGCGCATCGTCTTCCAGGAGCGTAGCGCTCTCGTGACAGGCAAAGAGCGAACCTACAGCTTACCAACAGGGTGGGCCAACCGCTGGCTCGTTCCCTACCGTGCTGAACGCAAGACGATACGGGGTGTGCTCTTTCAGGCGGGCAGCCGCTGCAACCACCTCGTGCTGCCCGAGGACGCACAGAGCGACGCGATGGTGATCGAGGGCGCGCGCGTAGATGACCCCGGGCGCCGACCGCTTCGTCTCGTGGACGGGACGGTGCTCGAAGTCGACCGCGGAAGCCGCCGCCAGCGCTACACCTACGTGGCAGGCTGA
- a CDS encoding response regulator: MQVLVVDDERDVELLFRQKFRKEIRRGEIALTFAFSGEEALAYLSEHPADVVLVLSDINMPGMSGLDLLKRIKTAQPTLPVCMMTAYANEAYVEEARAYGSDGYLTKPVDFDALKAQIRELAG; the protein is encoded by the coding sequence ATGCAGGTGCTAGTCGTTGACGACGAGCGCGACGTTGAGCTGCTCTTCCGTCAGAAGTTTCGCAAGGAGATCCGACGCGGCGAGATCGCGCTCACGTTCGCATTCTCGGGCGAGGAAGCCTTGGCCTATCTCAGTGAGCACCCGGCCGACGTCGTGCTTGTGCTCTCCGACATCAACATGCCGGGCATGAGCGGGCTCGATCTGCTCAAGCGCATCAAGACGGCGCAGCCGACGCTGCCGGTGTGCATGATGACGGCCTACGCGAACGAGGCCTACGTGGAGGAAGCGCGTGCCTACGGCAGCGACGGCTACCTCACGAAGCCCGTCGACTTCGACGCGCTCAAGGCGCAGATCCGGGAGCTGGCTGGCTAG
- a CDS encoding ATP-binding protein: MSALLLTPEGFFNLVLVAMALPLLGYLLATPKKDAATWWLALFMGSIVVSNACSVGLSSVFWPDVASRTGWSSALMLLDWLSAFLFSFSFALFAYTLLGEPSRRETRFVAYGLGTTGTVVFGVLAASLRAPRWEPLASQLLGIYVGVAVLLALIVLVRKWHRARRSTDENRYRAAAAYLTYLSLVGVLLVGFLLTGLLLLFDVPVLRPLQLLGRLAVLSFVFGMVLAYVNYSPQPTSFRAKLVGMMLAALVTAIALVVFVSFPAELSQVGPVIPTLDVRPADLDTLRAAREAMHAELVGPAWLLLLSVLATLLVYPHAFRGSLEAPLDRLLRGLRRVDAGDLDQAVPVVVRDEFGHLAEHFNAMTASLRSYRDGMEGLVESRTAALNQSLLDLQATQQQLIHQEKMASLGQLTAGIAHEIKNPLNFVTNFAEVAQELTEELREAIARGDDPAPLLDELTQNTAVIAQHGHRADAIVKGMMAHAQATSSERRAVDLNALVAEHVTLAYHSTRARQRTSDVEIVHDFDATLAQVVVAPQELGRVIVNLVINAFDAVAEHARIAPATDEALKARVTVSTERADNAVVIRVVDNGPGIPDEIRARIFEPFFTTKPTGSGTGLGLSLSYDVVTQGHGGTLTAEDAPGGGAAFVVTLPLETPA, from the coding sequence ATGAGTGCCCTGCTCCTGACACCAGAAGGCTTCTTCAACCTGGTCCTCGTGGCCATGGCGCTGCCGCTGCTCGGTTACCTGCTCGCCACCCCAAAGAAAGACGCGGCGACCTGGTGGCTCGCGCTCTTCATGGGCAGCATCGTCGTCAGCAATGCCTGCTCGGTCGGGCTGTCGTCGGTGTTCTGGCCGGACGTGGCGAGCCGGACCGGGTGGTCGTCGGCGCTCATGCTCCTCGACTGGCTGAGTGCGTTCCTGTTCAGCTTCAGCTTCGCCCTGTTCGCGTACACCTTGCTCGGTGAGCCTTCGCGTCGCGAGACGCGCTTCGTGGCCTACGGCCTCGGCACAACCGGCACCGTCGTCTTCGGTGTCCTCGCGGCGAGCCTTCGCGCACCCCGCTGGGAGCCGCTGGCCTCGCAGCTGTTGGGCATCTATGTCGGGGTGGCGGTACTCCTCGCGCTCATCGTGCTCGTGCGCAAGTGGCACCGGGCACGGCGGTCCACCGACGAGAACCGCTACCGAGCGGCAGCAGCCTACCTGACCTACCTCTCCCTGGTTGGGGTCTTGCTGGTCGGTTTTCTCCTGACTGGGCTGCTCCTGCTCTTCGACGTGCCCGTTCTGCGCCCCCTCCAACTCCTCGGGCGGCTGGCGGTCCTGTCGTTTGTCTTCGGGATGGTCCTCGCCTACGTCAACTATTCGCCGCAGCCCACGTCGTTTCGGGCCAAGCTGGTTGGGATGATGCTCGCCGCGCTCGTGACGGCGATCGCGCTGGTCGTGTTCGTCAGCTTTCCGGCGGAATTGAGCCAAGTCGGACCGGTAATTCCGACGCTGGACGTGCGCCCTGCTGACCTGGACACGCTACGCGCGGCACGCGAGGCAATGCACGCTGAACTAGTAGGACCGGCCTGGCTCCTCCTCCTATCCGTGCTGGCGACACTCCTCGTCTATCCCCATGCATTTCGTGGCAGCTTGGAGGCTCCGCTCGACCGGCTCTTGCGTGGCCTTCGGCGGGTCGACGCGGGCGACCTCGACCAGGCCGTTCCCGTCGTCGTGCGCGACGAGTTTGGGCACCTCGCTGAGCACTTTAACGCCATGACCGCGTCGCTGCGTAGCTACCGCGACGGGATGGAAGGGCTCGTGGAGTCGCGCACGGCGGCGCTCAACCAGTCGCTCCTCGACCTCCAGGCAACGCAGCAACAGCTTATCCATCAGGAGAAGATGGCGAGCCTCGGGCAACTCACAGCAGGTATCGCGCATGAGATCAAGAACCCGCTCAACTTCGTCACCAACTTCGCCGAGGTCGCTCAGGAACTCACGGAGGAGTTGCGCGAGGCTATCGCACGGGGAGACGACCCTGCGCCGCTGCTGGACGAACTGACGCAGAACACGGCGGTCATCGCGCAGCATGGGCACCGCGCCGACGCCATCGTGAAAGGCATGATGGCCCATGCGCAAGCGACGAGCAGCGAGCGCCGCGCCGTGGACCTGAACGCCCTGGTCGCTGAGCACGTCACGCTCGCCTACCACAGCACTCGGGCGCGCCAGCGCACCTCCGACGTGGAGATCGTGCACGACTTCGACGCGACGCTGGCTCAGGTCGTCGTGGCTCCTCAGGAACTCGGCCGGGTCATCGTCAACCTCGTCATCAACGCCTTCGACGCCGTTGCCGAGCACGCCCGCATCGCCCCGGCAACGGACGAGGCCCTCAAAGCGCGCGTCACCGTCTCCACCGAGCGCGCGGACAACGCTGTGGTCATCCGAGTCGTCGACAACGGCCCCGGCATCCCGGACGAGATCCGCGCGCGCATCTTCGAGCCGTTCTTCACGACCAAGCCGACGGGCTCAGGCACGGGCCTGGGGCTGTCGCTGAGCTACGACGTCGTGACGCAGGGCCATGGCGGCACGCTCACCGCCGAGGACGCACCAGGCGGCGGCGCAGCGTTCGTCGTCACGCTCCCCCTCGAAACTCCCGCCTGA